Genomic segment of bacterium:
CGCGTGTTTGCCATGAAGGAGATCTGGACCAAGCGCGAGGCGGAGTTCCATGGCCAGTTCGTCCACTTCGACAAAATCTGGGCCGACCCGAAGCCGCTGCAGAAACCGCACCCACCGATCATCATCGGCGGTGATGGCCCGACCACGTTCGACCGAGTCGTGGAGTTCGGCGATGGCTGGATGCCGATCATGCGCCCGAACCGCAACCCGGTCGAGCGCATTCCCGAGCTGCGCGAACGGTTGATGAAGGCAGGGCGCGATCCCAAGGCGGCGCCCGTCGGCATTTTCTACGCGCCGCCCAAGCGAGAGGCGTTGGACACGCTCGCCGGAGCTGGTGTCTCGCGCGCGATCTTCGGCCTGCCGTCTGAGCCGCGCGAGTCGGCGCTGCCGCGGCTCGACGCGTACGCCAAGGTGATGCGGAACTGACGGGCCGTCACTGGGCGGCCATCATACTGACGTATCGCTCACAGGCCTGTTTGGTCGACCCCGCTCAATGCGGTTGACACAGGGGTTTTCCTGGGCATATATTTATTAAAAGTGGCTACTAATAAGAATCGACTTCAACCTTCAACCGGCGCGACCCTGCAGGTGTGGACGGATCTGCGGCGGCGCCTGGCCGCGCAGCGGGGCCGGCTGACCCCCCAGCGCATGGCCATTTACGACGCCGTGGTGGGGCGGACGACCCATCCCAGCGTGGCGGCCGTGCACGAGGAGGTCCGACGGCGCTTCCCCGGGGTGAGCCCGGCGACCGTCTATGCGACGCTCGACCTGTTCGCCCGATTGGGGCTCGTCCAGGAAGTCAGCGGGCCGATCCGCCGGTACGACGGCCGGGCGGGGATGCACGTGAACCTCGTCTGCTCCCGGTGCGGGCGGGTGATCGACGTGGCCGATTCCGAACTGGAGCCGCTGCAGCGCCGGGCGGCGGCCCGCGCGCGCTTTCACGTGTCGGCGGTGCGGTTCGAACTGCACGGCGTCTGCCCGCGCTGCCGCCGGCGGGCGCGACGGCGAACTGGGGGACATTGATGCCGACGCCTGAGGGATTGCACGCGCACGTGGCCGACGCCGGCCAGCAGGTTGCCGCCGGCCTCATGGCCTCACGCGAAGCGCACGAACAGGGCTACCTGCTCAAGGTGGTGCAGCCCGCGCTCCTGGGCCTCATGGACGGGTCGATCTCGACCCTGGCCCCGCTGTTCGCCAGCGCGTTCGCGACGCGGAATCCGCACATCGCGTTTCTGGTCGGCGCAGCGGCCGCGGTCGGCGCCGGGATCAGCATGGGCTTTGCCGAAGCGCTCTCCGATACCGGAAAGCTCACCGGCCGG
This window contains:
- a CDS encoding LLM class flavin-dependent oxidoreductase: RVFAMKEIWTKREAEFHGQFVHFDKIWADPKPLQKPHPPIIIGGDGPTTFDRVVEFGDGWMPIMRPNRNPVERIPELRERLMKAGRDPKAAPVGIFYAPPKREALDTLAGAGVSRAIFGLPSEPRESALPRLDAYAKVMRN
- a CDS encoding Fur family transcriptional regulator translates to MWTDLRRRLAAQRGRLTPQRMAIYDAVVGRTTHPSVAAVHEEVRRRFPGVSPATVYATLDLFARLGLVQEVSGPIRRYDGRAGMHVNLVCSRCGRVIDVADSELEPLQRRAAARARFHVSAVRFELHGVCPRCRRRARRRTGGH